One window of Salmo salar chromosome ssa11, Ssal_v3.1, whole genome shotgun sequence genomic DNA carries:
- the LOC106563305 gene encoding ubiquinone biosynthesis protein COQ4 homolog, mitochondrial translates to MTDYPGHIPTDVIQKALLAVGPGVAALQDPYRHDMVAVLGETTGHLALNTLRDRIRGDPEGYTILTERPRIRLSTLDLSKMAFLPDGSLGREYLCFLEDNRVTPDSRADVKFVDNEELAYVMQRGPRFTAQLTRLAH, encoded by the exons ATGACAGACTACCCGGGCCACATCCCTACCGACGTCATCCAGAAAGCACTGCTGGCTGTGGGCCCCGGGGTGGCAGCCCTGCAGGACCCCTACAGACATG ACATGGTGGCCGTTCTCGGCGAGACTACAGGACACCTGGCCCTCAATACGCTCCGGGACAGAATAAGAGGAGACCCTGAGGGCTATACCATTCTAAC AGAGCGCCCACGGATCAGGCTATCCACATTGGATCTGTCCAAGATGGCCTTTCTTCCAGATGGATCCTTAGGGAGAGAGTACTTGTGCTTCCTTGAAGACAAT agGGTGACCCCTGACTCAAGGGCAGATGTTAAGTTTGTGGATAATGAAGAGTTGGCGTATGTTATGCAGAGAGGTCCACGATTTACTGCACAGCTTACTAGGCTTGCCCACTAA